ACCAAAAGGGTGGGTTAGTGATGGCGGATCTTCTCGTCAGCGTGCTCTTTTCATCTTACAATGGCGCCAGCCGCCGGCTGCGCCATACTTTGGATTCCCTGGTAAGCCAGGAGCTCCCCCATGATCTGTGGGAATTGGTTGCCGTCGACAACAATAGCAATGACGGCACGTTTGACCTTTTGAAATCCTATAGCGACAAGCTTCCGATCACCGTCCTGCAGCAGTACAAGCCGGGAAAGTCGGGCGCGTTGAATATGGCCCTGGATCGGGTGAAGGGGGATCTCATCGTCTTTACCGATGACGATGTTCGCGCCGAACCGAACTGGCTGAAAGCGATCATCGACTGCGCCGCAGCCCATCCGAGTTATGGCATCTTCGGCGGCAGAATCGTTCCTGATTGGGAGAAAGAGCCAAAAGATCGGTTTATCCAGTGGATTCCGATGGGATCCACCTTTGCAATCGTCGACGAAACCCAAAGCGGGCCGTGTGACCCGACAAAAGTCTGGGGCCCGAATACAATCGTCAGACGAGAACTGCTCGGAACAAGCGTGCGCTACCGCGAAGATATCGGTCCTCTTCCCGGAAAGATTTTCGCCATGGGTGAAGATGCCGAGATCGTCATTCGCCTGGCGGCCAATGGAGCCAAATCCTATCGATGCGCGGAGGCTGTGGTCCATCACTGGATTCCGGCGTCGAGCGTGACGGAGGATTGGGTACAGAAAAGAGGTGAGCGGCTTGGCTACGGGATGCCGGCGCTCTTTCCCGACGAGGTGCCTGGAGGGCTGAGGTTAAGTGGAGTTCCGCTTCCGACCTGGATCGAAAGCGCGCGATGGGCTTTCCGGGCAGCAATGCTCTATCTCCTGCCGCAATCGAAGAAACGTTTCTGGGCAATCTGGAAATATTACTACATGCGTGGCTATCGCGCCGGAATTCGCCGGTACGTGTCTCAAACGGTGGTACAGTGATCGATTGCCCAGGAGGCAGTAATTTGAGACTATCGGTGCCTATCAGTCATTCTTGGCAGTATTTGCGTCCACGCATCGACAGCGTTCTATCGGAGACCCAAGTCACCGGCAAGGCGTGAGCTGAAGCCGTACTGTGAGGCGATCCGACCGAAATGGGGTCCGGAGCAGCAAATGAGCAAAGTCAAAGTAACAATACTTTTCTCGACTTACAATGGAGAGAAGACCCTGCCAACGATGCTTGACGCACTCTGCGCTGCCACCCTACCGAAAAAGGAATGGAAAATCGTCGCCGTCGATAACAACAGCAGCGACAACACTGCAGCAGTCCTGAATTCCTATAAGGAGCGGCTTCCGCTGGAAGTTTATTTCGAGCCAAAACAAGGCAAGCAACATGCATTGACTTTGGGATTCCGCCATCTAGAGGGGGAACTCGTCATTTTAACCGATGACGACGTCATCCCCGAGCCGGATTGGATCGAGCAGTTTCTGATCTTGGCGGAGGAGCAACCTCAGTTTGCCATATTCGGGGGCTTGATCACGCCCGAATGGGAGGAAAAGCCGGCACCGTGGTTGATCAAGTATGGGCACTTGGGAATTCTTTATGCTCTCAATGGCGATCTTCCCGAGGGCCCGATTTCGGCGGCGTTAATATCAGGGCCGAATTCGGCCTTCCGCCGTTCCATTTTAGGGCCTGACTATATCGTACACGACGACCTCGGCCCGGATGCCACTGTCACTCAATTCCCCATGGGTGAGGATACTGCTTTCGCTCTGAGGTTGGAGAAGAATGGAGCCAAGGCGTTTCATTCGCGGCATCCCCGGGTTCGGCACATTGTAAGGAAGGGCTATGTGAAGGAAGGCTGGGTTTTGCGACGCGGCGAGCGCTATGGCATGGGTTTGGTTATCGTTCGGCCGGACCTGTTCAAGAGCAAAACGAAAATCGCCGGTCTGCCGGTTGTTAGCGCCCTGAGATGGCTTCTGATGGCGCCGGCCAGCGTCGTCGTCAAGAGATTCCCCCTAAGCGGCCTTCGCTTCAAATTGCTCTGGGCGCAGTCGGTGAGACAGGGAATCCTGCGCCAATTTCTGAAGCAGCGATCTGCGATGAAAACGATCCATTCTCAGCTTGGTGCCAAGTGATGACAGTCCCAAACCACGGCATCGACAGGAAGTGCTCCATCTACGGAGGCAGAGGGCAGGATTTTCGCACTTCGGGAGGCGACTCGGTTTGACGGCGGATCTAAAAATTAGTGTCATCTTTTCGTCCTTTAATGGCGCTAGCAGACGGCTTCAACAGATGTTGGATTCGATGCTGGGCCAAAACCTTCCGGCTGACCAATGGGAACTGATTGCCGTCAACAACAACAGTGAAGACGAAACACAACAGCTTCTCGACCAATATACGGAGAAGCTTCCAATGGTTGTTGTCAATCATGCCCGGCCAGGAAAATCAGGAGCTATGAACGCCGCTTTGGCGATAGCTCGAGGAGCGTTGATCGTTTTTACGGACGACGATATCGAGGCCGATGCGAATTGGTTGAGTTCCATTGCGGAGTGCGCAGAGGTGAATCCGGATTACGGCGTTGTCGGCGGTCGCATCCTCCCGAATTGGGAGCATTATCCCCATGGAGATCCGCTGTTGGACTGGATTCCCATGGGATCAACCTTCGCCATAGCCGACCAGGAATCCAGTGGCCCGTGCGACCCGACAAAAATTTGGGGTCCGAACACGACCGTGCGTCGTGAACTGCTTGGCAGCACTGTACGGTTCCGCGAGGACATCGGGCCGCTGCCGGGAGGTCTTTTCGCGATGGGAGAGGATACGGAAATTGTCACCCGCCTATCCCGAAACGGCGTGAAGACATATCGGTGCGCTGAGGCCATCGTTCATCATTGGATTCCCGCCT
This DNA window, taken from Rhizobium etli CFN 42, encodes the following:
- a CDS encoding glycosyltransferase, producing MADLLVSVLFSSYNGASRRLRHTLDSLVSQELPHDLWELVAVDNNSNDGTFDLLKSYSDKLPITVLQQYKPGKSGALNMALDRVKGDLIVFTDDDVRAEPNWLKAIIDCAAAHPSYGIFGGRIVPDWEKEPKDRFIQWIPMGSTFAIVDETQSGPCDPTKVWGPNTIVRRELLGTSVRYREDIGPLPGKIFAMGEDAEIVIRLAANGAKSYRCAEAVVHHWIPASSVTEDWVQKRGERLGYGMPALFPDEVPGGLRLSGVPLPTWIESARWAFRAAMLYLLPQSKKRFWAIWKYYYMRGYRAGIRRYVSQTVVQ
- a CDS encoding glycosyltransferase, with protein sequence MSKVKVTILFSTYNGEKTLPTMLDALCAATLPKKEWKIVAVDNNSSDNTAAVLNSYKERLPLEVYFEPKQGKQHALTLGFRHLEGELVILTDDDVIPEPDWIEQFLILAEEQPQFAIFGGLITPEWEEKPAPWLIKYGHLGILYALNGDLPEGPISAALISGPNSAFRRSILGPDYIVHDDLGPDATVTQFPMGEDTAFALRLEKNGAKAFHSRHPRVRHIVRKGYVKEGWVLRRGERYGMGLVIVRPDLFKSKTKIAGLPVVSALRWLLMAPASVVVKRFPLSGLRFKLLWAQSVRQGILRQFLKQRSAMKTIHSQLGAK
- a CDS encoding glycosyltransferase codes for the protein MTADLKISVIFSSFNGASRRLQQMLDSMLGQNLPADQWELIAVNNNSEDETQQLLDQYTEKLPMVVVNHARPGKSGAMNAALAIARGALIVFTDDDIEADANWLSSIAECAEVNPDYGVVGGRILPNWEHYPHGDPLLDWIPMGSTFAIADQESSGPCDPTKIWGPNTTVRRELLGSTVRFREDIGPLPGGLFAMGEDTEIVTRLSRNGVKTYRCAEAIVHHWIPASSVTEAWVQKRGERLGYGMPALFAETIPKGVRIGGVPLRTWIESANWAVRAALLYPLPRSKKRFWAIWKYYYMRGYRAGLRRYAPAGNHSGRLVQEVVR